Below is a genomic region from Zonotrichia leucophrys gambelii isolate GWCS_2022_RI chromosome 1A, RI_Zleu_2.0, whole genome shotgun sequence.
CAATGAACCTGGATGGGAGCATAGCCttcagagagagaaatgagagCCAAAGGGCAGCTGGTGTGCAGCTCTGACCCAGGGTCATACCCTGGCCCCAAAGTCAATAATTTGCATCAACTGCCCGTGCAGACTGCTAAGGGCCTAAACtcaaagaagaggaaggagcagagttATGAACAGTCATTTCTTAACAGATGGCATGAGGGTAATTCTGGCtaagaaagagaaagcaaaacttTGCCTTTTCAGAAAGATACAGAACTCCTGACCAGGCCAGTCACCAGAGATAACCTTGGGTTAAAACTTGGCTCTTTGGAAAGAGGAGTGaacatttttctcacttttttatAGATGTATCTGCCTCTATACATGGTGCAGAGGTCTGATGATGATGGCTTCTCTACTTCACATAGACAGATGTCTGTTTGTTTGTCAAAATTTTGTCCCCAGTCTTTAGGTCCATCCCTCAATCCGCAACATTGGTACTGCAAGAAAGGAGCAAATGTGGAGAAGAGTTAAAAAATACgtgattttcagtttaaagagAGTAGGTGAGGGAGCTGATaggaacaacaaaaaacaaattttatttcacCTTTTTCAATGTGGAAGTTGTCCCAAATTGATACGTCTCAAATACCCTTTACATTTCTATACCATGAATGTAAGTGCATAcagttgtttgatttttttaaagagataggagaaaaaaagaccAGATTTTCAGTATAAGATGCTCAAAAAACATTAACATACTATAAAGCTGATAATTATCAGTAATTATCTAGTCCACAATGGAACTAGAACACTAGgtatactatttttttttaaatcaagccTTTTTCTGTATGTTGTACTTGAAGAAGGTAAGTTGCCAGCTCCAGTAACATCCACATTTCACATCTTGAAAAGCCATGATGGAAATGTGAAATTCAGGCACATAAAACTCTGAAATCTATAAAAATAACCTCTTTGAATGATGGTTATCTCTTTAAATTGGAAATGGACTGAGGAGACCAGGGCTCCATTTGGGGTTTGTGAAACCTAAACCAGGTGCAGTTTCACTTCATGTTCCTCTATTTTCAAACCACTAAAGCTCAGAGGTGCAAACTTGGGTTTGAGGTCCTCCCTCTAttaaaaagcagctggaaatgttCACATAATTTTGtataaaagcaaaagctgtaGGACATAATACAGCAGTCctgttacttttaaaaattaatgcagtAATTAGgggatttttcattttgctcatCTCTCCAGAGGGCTTATTATATCAGAAGAAATAAGCTGTCTCAGAAGCAGAGGACAAGGCTGGAGATGGAATGGGGAAGGAGAAGTGGAAGTAACATAAGAGACCTAAACATTGGCccttgtttggttttctttcataCAGCAgtctttaaaaacataaaaattaactttatatCAATCCATAAAAGCAATCACCCATTAGGGACTAAAAAACCAGAGCAGGAGgcctgctgtgcctgtgggaggGGAGGGGTGTGTGATGTCAATGTCATCAATGAGATTCCAGGGCGTTCTCTGTGACATACCCAGGAGCAAGCTCACACTAAGCATCTGCCATCTGGGGTCTTGCGGGATGGGGGCACCAGGAAAAGGgcaaacacaataaaaataaatttctcatcctatttccttccctcttctAACACAGTAAAGTGTGGCATTTAATGACTTCATAGCAGTCATTAAATATTCCAAATTAAATACACTCCTGATGTTTTCCTAATCCCCGGGGTAAAGTTTCCTTAAAAGTACTGGAGAGTTCTTATTTGGGATATGGTGAAAGATCAACATTCCTTCAGAAGGGAAAGCTGTAAGAAAGGGCCGTGCAGTCCTCTCCCAAAAGAGTTTACCTAACTGTTGGTCTTACTTGCATGTTGTGTGTCCTTGCTTCATTGCTCTTCTAGGCAGCACTATTGCACAAAGAAATCATCAAGGAAGACCCTGTGCTATCAAGAGAACAGAAGTCCCTTCTGCGGTGTTTCATCTTGCCTTTAAGTCAGACCCTTTCCCACCCCAGGGAACGAAATTCAAACCTGCAGCAGAGTGTTGGGAgtttagctgctagaaaatggaaaagtacaaaaccatggctaattccaagtcctgcacctgcacagataacagtgtccttgggcctagctgtggtataataacaaacagtgaaagggacatgagaaaagagagtgtaacccctaaggaatgaggatgagttaatgctatagtttaactaatagattgcttggcttacagaatattcataagcttattatttgctgtataagtgtttgatacttgcttcaataaactggaccagaaagacctgagggaccgggaccgggaccggaccggacctgaagggcctgtgatgaaccaactggtgtcctggtccccttccttcgacagcAGAGTAGTCATAAAATGAGGCAAAGACAGATACCAAAGATGAGACAAATAGCAACAACCCCTTCGTTTTGTTACTGCTTAATTACCATTTTCTCCAGCTTCTGGAACTCTTCCTGATACTCTTTATATTCTGCTGAAGTACTTTGCAGAGCATTCACACCTTCGCTCAGAGTAGAGTTAAAGATTGCTTCAACCTGCAAGTTAAAATATATTACTAATTttttgagaagaaataaaactataTGAAGATATCTATGAAAATATAGAATAATACTGTACCTGAGGTTTGTACACTGCTCCTAAAACACCTGCTGCCACCTGAAGAATCAGTATCAGAAGCAGTGCAAtaaaaaactggggaaaaacaaaaggagtAGAAAACTGTATTACTTCTGACCAAGGtgatataatttcttttaagttAATATTTATCTTTCAGGTGCTTGACTAACCATGTAGGTagaattattttccagtcaGAGCTGCTCCAACTATTTCTTCTTTGATGATAAGAAAAACTGGTGCTCCAGACAGAGTACCAGTGATCAGAACAGCTGGGGGATCAAAGCAAGGGGCACACCAGAGCAGTGTCATGGTCATAGTGTGTAGGTGAGAGTTGGGCAGGAGGACAGGGAAGACATTCCAGGTGAATCAGCAAAGAAAGGGCTGGGAATTTAGAAAATTAAGTAGAATAGGTAATGGGTGAAATCTGATGGAGGGAACTTTGATGATGGCTGGATTGGAAAAAAGCTAGTGAGTAACATGCTCAAGCCTCTCTGGACCCTGTCTTTTTGCTGATGAGACCAACCACAATTTTTACCACAACAGAATTTAGAAGGGGCCCAAAGTCAAGGTGAGCGAAGAAAACACAGGATTATAATCATGCTTTTGGTTAAATTAAAAGATGCACATCCTCATTTGCTGCTACTTGCAAAGACTCCATCCATCATATGCTCTGTTAAAGGCAGAGAGATGCTTTTCCTTCCTACCAGCATCAGCATGCACCGGCTCTCCTTGACAGCGCCACAGCACCCGAGGAACCCCAGGATCATGATGATGGCGCCCACGGCTATCAGAAGATTAACTCCTCCATGCACGCTGCTGTCTAACCCCTGGAAAGAGAGACGAAAAACAATCTTTCAGCTGCAAGAAGGTCCTCCTAAAAGCATCATATTCCCCAAACCAAGATAATTATTTTGTAACTGATAAATATACTGAGTAGCAACTATGGAGAAATTGTGATCCACAAATAAACAAAGCTCTAATGCTCCCTTCACAAATGTTGTGGTGGAGAACTTTATAATATCTGGTTTTTCACAGCCTTTGTTTCTGCAGAAGTTGAAAACCAACTTTACAGAGTAATTCAATAAATATAGATCTTCTGTCTTTAAAGTGGCTTTTTAGTTGGTTTTCATTCAATgaatctttgctttttactgGAAGTAGGAGACTTGATTACCTCAAAACCTCTCCTATATTAACCcaatgctaaagaaaaaaaatctctgtttgTCATTAGGAGACCAGGAACATACTCTATGACTGTTCCTGAGAGAACACTTCTCAGAGTGATGCTGCATATATTTGAGAAATAGATGTATTTTccaaggcagattttttttcctttattttttgttttctcccagGCTTGATCTCTAATATTATCCTCAGAGATGAGAACTTTATTTTGATGTGTGGGGCATTCAACTAAACAATTCATATACCTCAATATTATTAAATATCAAATTATTCAGTTCCCACAGGACTAACTAAGGCCAAAGGcctaaagagagaaaaatgttcaaagaatattttccaGTGATACTGGTGCCAAGATTAGCAAAAATGTCTGGAAGTTGTCACATTTATCTTCTGATGGAAATTGCAAAGGTATATAGACAAGCATAATTTGAAGAATGTGTTGTTCTTTCCCTTTCCAAGTTGGACTGAACCTGCTGTTATTTATTCTTAGAAAGTTCTATTCATCTACAGCCAAATCCTTATGGTCTGCTCAATTATTACTGAGGCGAAACATACATTGGTTTTGAATGGGAACTTTGCATGCCTGGAGGTAAAATGTGAGAAAATGCTTTCAATTTTGGTCCTGGCTCTTAATTCATAGGTTTTTGGAGAATACTAAGTGTTGCTTCAGAAAAGCAATTTGACAcacatttaaatattcttttttttaataggaaataagatttggttgtggttttgttttccaagctCCATTGTATAATTTGAGTCATCATACCAGAGACTGTTCAGTGTTAAGTATGGCAGCTTTAGCTTTTAGTAAAATGTTGATTGAGGAGTGAAAGTTGTGATTCTTCCTCTTCCAGAGAAGAGAATGGCAGAGCTCTCCACTATGACCTGTTTACCCAATGACACGATGTCATCTTGAACCAAGTTTTCTTGCATCCATGCTCTGCCACACATGACACACCTGAGACTGGCTAAGGGCAAAGTGCCATCAGCCAAATGTCAGGGAATGTACAAAGCTATCTCTTACCTTGaccatatttttatttccaggtgggaaaataaaaatatggttTAAAGTTGTTTTCATAATTGACAGACTGTGCTAGAGCAACAGGGGAGTCATCTGAAGAATTGCAATGTAATCTATACAAAAGGCTCAAtctgaaagctgaaaaaaaatatgcttCTGTGTGACACCTGGTTGTTTTTCACTTCTCTAGCCAAGAAGTCTTTTTAGAAATAGAAGAATGCAAATTAAGCTTTCAAATTAATTTGCATTTCTATGTCCCAAATGTATTTGAAAGAATGTACTGCTTAAACCTTACAGTCTGTGCCAATAGTACTCACAGGGCAAAAGGGTCCACAGGACCATGGGATCTTTGAAAGAACAGGGCCAAACTCTGCTGCATGTCTGCAGGATTGAGAGCTCCTCAAAACTCTATTTTCCCTagctttgcagaaaataaaagtaataatatCAGAAGTAATTTAATAACCCATACAAAAAATCCATGAGGGCAACTCAGGGTCTTTTTTCTACCCTCCAGGAGGAGTTTTAGGACATTGTAATCCTAGATTCTTGGGTGTTTAAAACTCTTTATATGTAAATATGAGAAGAAAAGGATAAGGTGTTTTTAAAGAGCTATTGAAAATTGAACAGAAAActcctttctccctttcaaAGTTTCAGTTACTGTGGAAATGAGAATTGTGTTATTGAACATAGTgagaaagataaaataattcCCCATAAACACAAGGAGTAACCCTAGGAATAGATATGACTATGCTATTCTAATagggaaaaacatggaaaagacTATGAGCTGCATATCTCCACATTATTCTAACACCAAAATCATTAACAAAAgcataattatttttcactaGAGGTGAGAGAcacattttcaaacagaaatctGTGTGCATCTGCAGGAAACTACATAATAACACTGGCAGCTACTTCTCATAGTCACATATCTCTGCTTGCATCGATCACTTTATCTGACTACCTGCACCATGATGTTTCGTCTTAACGTCGTAAAATGCATTCCTCTTCACCCACACAAACCACCTCGAcaaaaaaacattgaaaatttGTGGAAATGAAGATGGGAAATTAAAGTATATGCAGTAGTTTCCATATTTCACATGGTGCTGTTATGGCTGCATGCATTTACCTGCTGAGCACTGCTAACACGTATCCATATAGATAATCCCAAAATAATGCAACCACACACctgtgggagaaaaaaagacaagttaGAAAGGTCAGCAACTTTTTTACTAACATTCAGTATCCAAATTGCACCATATGCTGTCCAAACTTCTGAAATCACTTGTTTggcaaagcaaaagaaacatgAATTCCTGGAGCAGAG
It encodes:
- the TSPAN8 gene encoding tetraspanin-8, whose protein sequence is MAGVSKCMKYSMFIFNFLFWVCGCIILGLSIWIRVSSAQQGLDSSVHGGVNLLIAVGAIIMILGFLGCCGAVKESRCMLMLFFIALLLILILQVAAGVLGAVYKPQVEAIFNSTLSEGVNALQSTSAEYKEYQEEFQKLEKMYQCCGLRDGPKDWGQNFDKQTDICLCEVEKPSSSDLCTMYRGRYIYKKSCGEVMIQQIKDNLVIVMGIAFGLAVVEILGLVFSMTLYCQIGRK